Proteins encoded together in one Variovorax paradoxus window:
- the pheS gene encoding phenylalanine--tRNA ligase subunit alpha, producing MNELDSLVDTARVAFAEAKTPAELENAKAQFLGKSGRITELMKGMAALSVDEKKSRGAAINVAKQAIESALTERRQQLADEELSQQLRAEALDVSLPGRRRIPGGLHPVSRTLERIEEIFSSMGFDVADGPEIESDWHSFTSLNNPPNHPARSMQDTFYVDLNGDDGIPYNLRPHTSPMQVRYAHQHIKKYAAEFAAAAADTTGAVKAPEIRVIAPGRTYRVDSDATHSPMFHQCEGLWLGENVSFKDLKVVFTDFCRTFFESDDLVLRFRPSFFPFTEPSAEIDIQFASGPLAGRWLEVAGSGQVHPNVVRNMGLDPERYIGFAFGMGPDRLTMLRYGVNDLRLFFDGDLRFLSQFQ from the coding sequence ATGAACGAGTTGGACTCCCTGGTCGACACCGCACGCGTTGCCTTCGCCGAAGCGAAAACGCCCGCCGAGCTCGAGAACGCCAAGGCGCAGTTCCTCGGCAAATCGGGCCGCATCACCGAGCTGATGAAGGGCATGGCCGCGCTCAGCGTCGACGAGAAGAAGTCGCGCGGCGCCGCAATCAATGTGGCCAAGCAGGCCATCGAGTCCGCACTGACCGAACGCCGCCAGCAGCTGGCGGACGAGGAGCTTTCGCAACAGCTGCGCGCAGAAGCGCTTGACGTGAGCCTGCCTGGCCGCCGCCGCATTCCGGGCGGCCTGCACCCGGTGAGCCGCACCCTGGAGCGCATCGAGGAGATCTTCTCGAGCATGGGCTTCGACGTGGCCGACGGCCCGGAGATCGAGAGCGACTGGCACAGCTTCACCTCGCTCAACAACCCGCCGAACCATCCGGCGCGTTCGATGCAGGACACGTTCTATGTCGACCTGAACGGCGACGACGGCATTCCGTACAACCTGCGTCCGCACACCAGCCCGATGCAGGTGCGCTATGCGCATCAGCACATCAAGAAGTACGCGGCCGAGTTCGCGGCCGCAGCCGCAGACACCACCGGTGCCGTCAAGGCGCCCGAGATCCGCGTGATTGCGCCGGGCCGCACCTACCGTGTAGACAGCGATGCCACCCACTCGCCCATGTTCCACCAGTGCGAAGGCCTGTGGCTTGGCGAGAACGTGAGCTTCAAGGACCTGAAGGTCGTCTTCACGGACTTCTGCCGTACCTTCTTCGAGAGCGACGACCTCGTGCTGCGCTTTCGGCCGAGCTTCTTCCCGTTTACCGAGCCCAGCGCCGAGATCGACATCCAGTTTGCGAGCGGCCCGCTCGCCGGCCGCTGGCTCGAAGTCGCGGGCTCTGGCCAAGTGCACCCGAACGTGGTGCGCAACATGGGGCTCGACCCGGAGCGCTACATCGGCTTTGCCTTTGGCATGGGCCCCGACCGGCTCACGATGCTGCGCTACGGCGTGAACGATTTGCGGCTGTTCTTCGACGGCGACTTGCGCTTTCTCTCGCAGTTCCAGTAA
- a CDS encoding VOC family protein — protein sequence MASKNTICLWYDRDALDAAKFYAETFPDSSVGAVHRAPGDYPSGKQGDVLTVEFTVMGIPCLGLNGGPVFKHNEAFSFQVATDDQAETDRLWSAIVGNGGQESECGWCKDKWGLSWQITPRALIAAIADPDPAAAKRAFEAMMEMRKIDIATIEAARRG from the coding sequence ATGGCCAGCAAGAACACGATATGTCTCTGGTACGACCGCGATGCACTGGACGCCGCCAAGTTCTACGCCGAGACCTTTCCAGACAGTTCGGTGGGCGCAGTCCATCGCGCGCCCGGCGACTACCCGTCGGGCAAGCAAGGCGATGTCTTGACGGTCGAATTCACCGTGATGGGCATTCCTTGCCTCGGACTGAACGGAGGGCCGGTGTTCAAGCACAACGAGGCCTTTTCGTTTCAGGTGGCAACCGACGACCAGGCCGAGACCGACCGGCTGTGGAGTGCGATTGTCGGAAACGGCGGCCAGGAAAGCGAGTGCGGCTGGTGCAAGGACAAATGGGGGCTCTCGTGGCAGATCACGCCGCGCGCCTTGATCGCCGCAATTGCCGACCCCGACCCGGCGGCGGCCAAGCGCGCATTCGAAGCCATGATGGAGATGAGAAAGATCGACATTGCGACGATCGAAGCGGCCCGGCGCGGTTGA
- the pheT gene encoding phenylalanine--tRNA ligase subunit beta — MQFPESWLREFCNPPLGSAELAETLTMGGFEVEERRPVAPPFSRIVVGEIKEAVQHPNADRLRVCQVDVGQGALLNIVCGAPNARVGIKVPCALVGAELPPGEDGKPFLIKLGKLRGVESQGMLCSARELQLSEDHGGLLELDAGAPIGADVRDVLKLDDALLTLKLTPNLAHGLSVYGVARELAALTGAPLKTPAIPPVAASFADVLPVKVEAPELCGRFSGRIVRGVNTKVATPAWMVERLARCGQRSVTPLVDISNYVMFEYGQPSHIFDLDKIHGGLTVRWGKAGEQLKLLNGNTISVDDKVGVIADNEAVESLAGIMGGDATSVSDDTRNIYVEAAFWWPEAVQGRSRRFNFSTDAGHRYERGVDPSRTVEIIERITQLIIEICGGQAGAMDDKILNVPEAMPVTLRVARAARVIGMPLTQAQCADALRRLGFALSEGEGTLTVTPPPHRFDLLIEEDLIEEVARLIGFNNLPTTAPLAPITARVRPEAQRSRFAVRRSIAALGYQETINFSFVEAHWEQDLAGNANPVKLLNPIASQMSVMRSSLIGSLLQVLKFNLDRKAPRVRVFELGRVFMRDDSVATTDSTVRGVHQPMRVAGLAWGDAEEARWDGKPHRVDFYDAKGDVEALLAPLVPSFEAAEHPALHPGRSARVLIDGKAIGFVGELHPRWRQKWDFALAPVIFELDLDAVAARPVPVAKPVPKHQAVERDIAVVVAEAVTHNALMQTIHSAAAAQGLLRDATLFDIYRPQPARDGAVPASGGLAHGDKSMAVRLSFQDDNATLTDEQVEPAVRAIVEQLSAKLGARLRG, encoded by the coding sequence ATGCAATTCCCGGAATCCTGGCTGCGCGAGTTCTGCAATCCGCCCCTCGGCAGCGCCGAACTGGCCGAAACGCTCACCATGGGCGGTTTCGAGGTCGAAGAGCGCCGCCCCGTCGCGCCGCCCTTCAGCCGCATCGTGGTCGGCGAAATCAAGGAAGCCGTGCAGCACCCCAATGCCGATCGGCTGCGCGTGTGCCAAGTCGACGTGGGGCAGGGCGCCTTGCTCAACATCGTGTGCGGCGCACCCAATGCGCGCGTCGGCATCAAGGTGCCTTGCGCGCTGGTCGGCGCCGAACTGCCGCCGGGCGAAGACGGCAAGCCCTTTCTCATCAAGCTCGGCAAGCTGCGTGGTGTCGAGAGCCAAGGCATGCTGTGCTCCGCACGCGAACTGCAATTGAGCGAAGACCATGGGGGCCTGCTCGAGCTCGACGCCGGTGCGCCCATTGGCGCCGACGTGCGCGACGTGCTCAAGCTCGACGACGCGCTGCTCACCCTCAAGCTCACGCCCAACCTTGCCCACGGCCTGAGCGTCTACGGTGTTGCGCGCGAACTCGCAGCGCTCACCGGCGCGCCGCTCAAGACGCCGGCCATCCCGCCGGTGGCCGCATCGTTTGCCGATGTGCTGCCGGTGAAGGTGGAAGCACCCGAACTCTGCGGCCGTTTTTCGGGCCGCATTGTGCGCGGTGTGAACACCAAGGTGGCCACGCCGGCATGGATGGTCGAGCGGCTTGCGCGCTGCGGCCAACGCAGCGTGACGCCGCTGGTCGACATCTCGAACTACGTCATGTTCGAATACGGCCAGCCCAGCCACATCTTCGACCTCGACAAGATCCATGGCGGCCTCACGGTGCGCTGGGGCAAGGCGGGCGAACAGCTCAAGCTGCTGAACGGCAACACCATCAGCGTCGACGACAAGGTCGGCGTGATTGCCGACAACGAGGCCGTCGAGTCACTCGCCGGCATCATGGGCGGCGACGCGACCTCCGTGTCCGACGACACTCGCAACATCTACGTCGAGGCCGCCTTCTGGTGGCCCGAAGCCGTTCAGGGCCGCTCGCGCCGCTTCAACTTTTCGACCGACGCAGGGCACCGCTATGAGCGCGGTGTCGATCCGAGCCGCACGGTGGAGATCATCGAGCGCATCACGCAGCTCATCATCGAGATCTGCGGCGGCCAGGCCGGCGCCATGGACGACAAGATCCTGAACGTGCCCGAAGCCATGCCGGTCACGTTGCGCGTGGCACGCGCAGCGCGCGTCATCGGCATGCCGCTCACGCAGGCGCAATGCGCCGACGCGCTGCGCCGCCTCGGCTTTGCCCTCAGCGAAGGCGAGGGCACATTGACCGTGACTCCGCCGCCGCATCGCTTCGACCTGCTGATCGAGGAAGACCTGATCGAAGAGGTTGCGCGCCTCATCGGCTTCAACAACCTGCCGACCACGGCGCCGCTGGCGCCCATCACGGCACGTGTGCGTCCCGAGGCGCAGCGCAGCCGCTTCGCGGTGCGCCGCAGCATCGCGGCGCTCGGCTACCAGGAAACCATCAACTTCAGCTTCGTGGAAGCGCATTGGGAGCAAGACCTCGCCGGCAATGCCAACCCCGTCAAGCTGCTGAACCCCATCGCCAGCCAGATGAGCGTGATGCGCTCGTCGCTGATCGGCTCGCTGCTGCAGGTGCTCAAGTTCAATCTCGACCGCAAGGCGCCGCGCGTGCGCGTGTTCGAACTGGGCCGCGTGTTCATGCGCGACGACAGCGTGGCCACCACCGACAGCACCGTACGCGGCGTACACCAGCCGATGCGGGTGGCCGGCCTTGCATGGGGCGATGCCGAAGAAGCGCGCTGGGACGGCAAGCCGCATCGTGTCGACTTCTACGACGCCAAGGGCGACGTCGAAGCATTGCTCGCGCCGCTGGTGCCGAGCTTCGAGGCGGCCGAGCATCCCGCCCTGCACCCCGGCCGCTCGGCGCGCGTGCTGATCGACGGCAAGGCCATCGGCTTTGTCGGCGAGCTGCACCCGCGCTGGCGCCAGAAGTGGGACTTTGCGCTGGCCCCGGTGATCTTCGAACTGGACCTCGACGCCGTTGCCGCGCGCCCCGTGCCCGTGGCAAAGCCTGTGCCCAAGCACCAGGCCGTCGAGCGCGACATCGCCGTGGTGGTGGCCGAGGCCGTCACGCACAATGCGTTGATGCAGACCATCCATTCGGCTGCGGCAGCCCAGGGGCTGCTGCGGGACGCCACGCTGTTCGACATCTATCGCCCGCAACCTGCGCGCGACGGTGCCGTGCCGGCATCGGGAGGCCTGGCGCACGGGGACAAGAGCATGGCGGTGCGCCTGAGCTTCCAGGACGACAACGCCACGCTGACGGACGAGCAGGTGGAGCCGGCCGTGCGCGCCATCGTCGAACAATTGAGCGCCAAGCTCGGCGCACGCCTGAGGGGTTGA
- a CDS encoding MerR family transcriptional regulator, which produces MEKALPPIPVKRYFTIGEVGELCGVKPHVLRYWEQEFTQLRPMKRRGNRRYYQHHEVLMIRRIRDLLYDQGFTISGARNKLQELVQGERDRRKAGMVPLEGMEAVEIDQEEFDAAVHEDDDPASGSAARTIDPSQLLHLRRELFEIRELLTVGR; this is translated from the coding sequence ATGGAGAAAGCGCTCCCGCCGATCCCCGTCAAACGCTACTTCACCATCGGTGAGGTCGGCGAACTTTGCGGCGTCAAGCCGCACGTGCTGCGTTACTGGGAGCAGGAGTTCACGCAACTGCGCCCCATGAAGCGGCGCGGCAACCGGCGCTACTACCAGCACCACGAAGTGCTCATGATCCGCCGCATCCGCGATCTGCTCTACGACCAGGGCTTCACCATCAGCGGTGCGCGCAACAAGCTGCAGGAGCTGGTGCAGGGCGAGCGCGACCGCCGCAAGGCGGGCATGGTGCCGCTCGAGGGCATGGAGGCGGTCGAAATCGACCAGGAAGAGTTCGATGCAGCCGTTCACGAGGACGACGATCCCGCATCCGGAAGTGCCGCTCGCACGATCGATCCGTCGCAATTGCTGCACCTGCGACGCGAACTCTTTGAAATTCGTGAGCTGCTGACCGTCGGACGGTGA
- the rplT gene encoding 50S ribosomal protein L20, translating into MPRVKRGVTARARHKKVLALAKGFRGRRGNVFRIAKQAVMKAGQYAYRDRRTKKRVFRQLWIARINAASRELGLTYSQFANGIRKAGIEIDRKMLADIAVHDKAAFAGIVEQVKAKLAA; encoded by the coding sequence ATGCCTCGCGTCAAACGTGGTGTAACGGCTCGCGCCCGCCACAAGAAAGTTCTCGCACTCGCCAAGGGTTTCCGTGGTCGCCGCGGTAATGTCTTCCGCATCGCCAAACAGGCGGTAATGAAGGCTGGGCAATATGCCTACCGTGACCGCCGCACCAAGAAGCGCGTTTTCCGTCAACTGTGGATCGCGCGTATCAACGCCGCCTCGCGTGAACTGGGCCTGACCTACAGCCAGTTCGCAAACGGCATCCGCAAGGCCGGAATCGAGATCGACCGCAAGATGCTTGCGGACATCGCAGTGCACGACAAGGCCGCTTTTGCCGGCATCGTGGAGCAGGTCAAGGCCAAGCTGGCTGCTTGA
- the rpmI gene encoding 50S ribosomal protein L35 yields the protein MPKMKTKSSAKKRFRVRPGGTVKRGQAFKRHILTKKTTKNKRHLRGAVAVHETNMVSVAAMLPGRGI from the coding sequence ATGCCCAAAATGAAGACCAAGAGCAGCGCGAAAAAACGTTTCCGCGTTCGTCCCGGTGGCACCGTCAAGCGCGGTCAAGCCTTCAAACGTCACATCTTGACCAAGAAGACCACCAAGAACAAGCGTCACCTCCGTGGTGCAGTCGCAGTGCATGAAACCAACATGGTTTCCGTCGCCGCCATGCTGCCAGGCCGTGGCATTTAA
- the infC gene encoding translation initiation factor IF-3 yields the protein MLTIATAFRDRRHREERQHRLNREIMAPEVRLVGPENEPLGVMSLSEALRLAGEADVDLVEVVAAANPPVCRLIEYGKFKYHEQKKAAEAKSKQKVIEVKEIKFRPGTDDGDYNIKMRNIKRFLEEGDKCKITLRFRGREITHQELGLALLQRIRDELGDLIVVEQFPKLEGRQMIMMIAPGRKKPGGGTAKPASSETSAPAAA from the coding sequence ATTCTGACCATCGCTACTGCATTTCGCGACCGCCGCCACCGCGAGGAACGCCAACACCGCCTGAACCGGGAAATCATGGCCCCGGAAGTCCGCCTTGTAGGCCCGGAAAACGAGCCATTGGGTGTTATGAGTCTCTCCGAGGCCTTGCGCCTCGCCGGTGAGGCTGACGTGGATCTGGTCGAGGTCGTTGCCGCGGCCAACCCGCCTGTCTGTCGTCTGATCGAGTACGGCAAGTTCAAGTACCACGAGCAGAAGAAGGCGGCCGAGGCAAAGTCGAAGCAGAAGGTCATCGAGGTCAAGGAAATCAAGTTCCGGCCCGGTACCGACGATGGTGACTACAACATCAAGATGCGCAACATCAAGCGCTTTCTTGAAGAGGGCGACAAATGCAAGATCACGCTGCGCTTTCGCGGCCGCGAGATCACGCACCAGGAGCTCGGTTTGGCTTTGCTGCAGCGCATTCGCGATGAGTTGGGCGACCTGATCGTCGTCGAGCAGTTCCCGAAGCTCGAAGGCCGGCAGATGATCATGATGATCGCTCCGGGCCGAAAGAAGCCGGGCGGCGGTACCGCCAAGCCGGCGTCGTCGGAAACGTCGGCGCCTGCAGCAGCCTGA
- a CDS encoding integration host factor subunit alpha codes for MNAAEFTLEALETPALTKAHLADLLFEQIGLNKRESKDMVEAFFDLIANSLIEGTDVKISGFGNFQIRVKAPRPGRNPRTGEAIPIGERRVATFHASAKLKEQIHGSIEQSGTSEVEWSLGAE; via the coding sequence ATGAACGCTGCGGAATTCACGCTCGAAGCCCTCGAAACGCCCGCACTCACGAAGGCGCACCTGGCCGACCTGCTGTTCGAGCAGATCGGCCTGAACAAGCGCGAATCCAAGGACATGGTGGAGGCGTTTTTCGACCTCATCGCCAACAGCCTGATCGAAGGCACGGACGTGAAGATCTCCGGCTTCGGCAACTTCCAGATCCGTGTGAAGGCGCCCCGGCCTGGCCGCAACCCGCGCACCGGCGAAGCCATTCCGATCGGCGAGCGCCGCGTGGCCACCTTTCACGCGAGCGCCAAGCTGAAGGAACAGATTCACGGAAGCATCGAGCAGAGCGGCACTTCCGAAGTCGAGTGGAGCCTGGGCGCCGAATAG